The segment CATGTGATTTATTGGTTATTGAAAACAATTATGTTGTAGGCCCAAACATACCTTGGGGTGCATTATACAGAACCTGACTGTCAGAACTTCAACAAGGCTGTGTCACTTTTCAGTGAGGCtgcaaaacaagaggtttgcATACTAATTGTATTTGTTCTATGAATTTTCTTTCActgatatttcatttcaaaataaataatgtaattttgaaagaaattacAAATGGGGAGTTGGAAGTTCAGAGAATGATATTTGATGAATGTTGTAGCATCCTGAGGCACAGTACTTCCTGGGAATTTGCTATGAGCAGGGCTGGGGAGTAGAGGTAAATGAGTGCAAGGCAGCCCACCTGTACTCACAAGCAGCCCAGTCTGGGCATGATGGAGCTCTGTATAATCTGGCCGTGTTTCATGAACATGGAATAGGAGGTAAGGTCTAGTTTCCATTAGTTCGAAAGATATCATGAACATGTTTTTGtattacaagaaattgatatacaaatgtttaaatgtctgtacatttattataccccccgaacgaagttctggggggtttataggaatcactctgtctgtccgtctgtctgtctgtctccagattcgtgtccgggccataacttctttgttctttgacataggcataccatatttggcacacaggtggatcaccataagacgatgtgtcatgtaccttcttGACCtctatttgaccttgaccttgaggtcaaaattaaaggttttttacaatggattcgtgtccaggccataacttctttgttctttgacataggcataccatatttgacacatgagtgtatcaccatgaaacgatgcgtcatgtaccttcatgacctccatatgaccttgacctcaaggtcaaaattaaaggtttttacaatggattcgtgtcagggccatgacttctttgttctttgacataggtataccatatttgacacatgagtatATCTCCATGAAacgatgtgtcaggtaccttcattacctctatatgaccttgaactttgacctcaaagtcaaaattgatgatagggttttgacatagtcataccataagacatgggtgtatcaccatgagactgtgtcatgtacattcatgacctctttatgaccttgacctttgatctcaaggtcaacatTATAGGTTtttgccatggatttgtgttcggactatatcttccaatTTCTTCTATGAAGGCATACCTTATTttgacactcaggaaagaggtaatttatacctattaacaacaccctttgggagattggggtaagcggggggtatacttagtgagcattgctcacagtacatcttgttttgaCTGTctcttattataccccccgcaacaagttgtgggggggtatactggaatcgggttgtccgtctgtccgtccgtccgtctgtagacgcaatggtttccgggctctaaaacattatcctttccaactaccgtcaccatatcatatatatggactacccatgggatgaagatgttccctatcgattttggggtcaaaaggtcaaaggtcaagcgcactggacatcgaagtagcaatatggtttccgggctctaaagcgttatcctttccaactacagtcaccatatcatacatatggactacccatgggatgaagatgttccctatcgattttggggtcaaaaggtcaaaggtcacgcgcactggacatcgaagtagcaatatggtttccgggctctaaagcgttatcctttccacctacagtcaccatatcatacatatggactacccatggatgaagatgttccctatcaattttggggtcaaaaggtcaaaggtcaagcacactggacatcgaagtagcaatatggtttccgggctctaaagcgttatcctttccacctacagtcaccatatcatacatatggactacccatgggatgaagatgttccctatcaattttggggtcaaaaggtcaaaggtcaagcacactggacatcgaagtagcaatatggtttccgggctctaaagcgttatcctttccacctacagtcaccatatcatacatatggactacccatgagatgaagatgttccctatcgatttcggggtcaaaaggtcaaaggtcacgcgcactggacattgaagtagcaatatggttcggtttgtcatgccatttgttttttacactcagaaaagaggtagtttatacctattaccaacatcctttgggagattggagtaagcggggggtattcttagtgagcattgctcacagtacctcttgtctTTTTACAGGATTACCTGAGGATTTAATATCAGCAGAGGAGCTATACCGAAAATCTGCAAACCTTGGTAATGAAATGGCAGGAGAAAAAGTCTTGGAAATTGATGCCAAGAGGGTGGTTAAACCATGGAAGGGGAACTATCCAAGCTGTAAAATGGACGAATTCCTGTATGATATAGGTATATGTTAGTATTTATCAATCATTTTCACTGCAGCACATTTATTAGTACATTTAAATCAGTCCTATCATGTAATTTTGACTGATATTCCTGACTGTATGTTGGCTGTAACACCCACTAATGCATTTTGTAATTTTAGACCAGTTCCGTGATAGCCAAAATGACAGTGCCAGTGTATCTCCTGGAAGAGAGGACAGAAAGTTTATACTTCAAAGTGAACAGAAAACAGATTTAAAGGGAAATACCTCCAAGATCTCTCTCCACTCGTCTTCCTCTTCTCCGTCTCTATCGGAGTATGTTCGCCAGCACTTCTCACAGCTACAGATTGGGGCGGTTCCTGTCTCTGATCTTCTGCCACTACTTTCCACTCACGAGTCGGGAGAAGTGTGGCATCCTCAGTTTGGGAGCCCCAAAATCACCTCCCCTGTCTCTCCCTCCGTGTTGTTCACACTGGGAGATGAGGATGAGGAGCTGATGGCCGTTAACAGATTGAACCTTGCTGTTCGTCAGACGGACATACAGTTCCAGATCCCAGAAAAGAACCATCACCATTTCTGCTCGATGATACAGAGGAACTCCACCATGCCAGATCTACAAAGTCAGGCAGTGTCCTGTGTTTGATTATTTCCTTCTTattaatatgtttttataagGCATTCTCATTTGAAGGTACAATGTAATATGGCATATAGTATGATTTTGTCCGATTTAAATGCACATTTAAGTACTGTAGcttataaaaaatgacaaaattataGAATACAGAACCATTGATATTTTTGGTTGTGTTTaacaatttttgcattttagaACTGTGCACATTGCAAATACTTGAGAAATTCACGACATGATAGTAAATGGTCCATTAAAATGCCAAgggtttttcttttacatgtgtCTCCTATCTTAACATTTCTCTTGTACTTTTCAGCTAGGATTTACAATTTCCTTTACAAATTTTGTTTAGGGCTAGTTTCTACACTATGACAGTGTATCGAAGAAACAAATGTGCATGTAATGTAAGAATTTGAGATGTTTGCGAAAGTTCCAGTGTAGCATTTATAAACTCCTTTGTTGACAGCTTCATTATTACAAAAGTCctatgatattgatatttttaatactttttatttgtgtttgatattgatttattttaattcatCAGTTTGGATAAGATATTCTCGATTGTGATTTTGAATTCCAGCACAACAGATTTTATCAATCATAAGTTACAGTTCAGgtttgatttattgtatgtacAAGATTGTTCTTCACAAATTTCAACTCGTTCttcattttacaaatatcaTTACGTAATACTCACATTTTCTTTGAGGAATGTTTATGCAGTTTAAGTAGGTGTTCTGAGCCTCACAGAATTTTGATGGTGTTTTTAATACATTTgtgttcattcatttattttgtttcctCTTAGGTGGAATTTATTTGGTAAAGTGCTACATATCTTATTCTACTTCATACTAATTGTGCTCCATGCCAGCACACTAAACTCACCCAGCAATGTCCTGACATTAATCAGAGCTTTGTTAACActtgttattgtttacagtcGTATTTCTACACAcagtttgaaaataaacatgtcatTGGTGTGTAGTTCAGCGTTtgattattagctcacctgagccaaaggcttctctgatcaaaatttgtcggACGTCTGTTGCATTTGTCACcattaacttttcacattttcatcttcttcagaaccacatggccaatttcaattaaacttggcacaaatcagcgAGTGGagaggattcaagtttctttaagGTATCCGACCTActaatgcatttatttttacaacaagaggcccacaggtcttatcggtcacctgagtactagtggaAAAGTaccactacttccatgggctatgaaatctagaataaaatttcctgttctgaatatataagctaaattctaatgttcagcaacaatataaaacaaaatgtgttcttaaaactttacTGCCCTctaaagtgcatacactgatgaaaggctttaaataataggtgtattgacattacttacttacttagtccTCTTCGTGCTTGTCAGCACATCAGGCCGTCACCAGAGACTCCCATGTTGGTCTGTCCTGTGCCCATTTCTGGACCTGTCCCCAACTCCAGTTGTTATCgttcatttctttctccaccgatCATCTCCTGGTCTCTCttggtcttcctctctttctcttgccAGTTGGTGACCATTTCAAAGCAACCCTTGGGATGGAATTTGGGTACATTCTGCATACATGTCCTATCCACAGCCATTTTCTCTTTCTGATCGTCTGGGATAGAGGAGTGGTGTTTGTCCTTTTGTACAGTTCATCATTTGAGATGGTGTTAGGCCTGAAGATGCCCAATATTCTGCGAAGACATCAGGTCTGAAATACATCCAGTTTGTTGGAAATAGACTTGGTTACTTTCTAGGATTCAGCACGGTATAGTAGGACCCCATGGACGTTGCTCTTGAAGATCTTAATTTTGGTGTTGGTGCTAAACTTTGTTGACCTCCAGATTATTATCTGTATTATTagtattaacattaaaaacatcaaaagatatgactaatttggactcatcctaaagtcataaccctggattatgaaattcaccattttttgtatatccttttctgctattcctaagtatgcatttagattttatacagtatcagcaaacttgcacataaatactctatactaagtttggccctaccctggggtcagaacccttactctggggatcatcgaatttacaattttggtaaatgactacctgctctatctatttactttcaattatCAACATCACtattatatattttcacaatttgtatggtgacctttacttttctttgcatattttgaaagaccaTGGTAATATGAATCCTTTCACCATGAGCTTTCTTTGGAAATCATATTCTAATTGACTTTATGTgtcaaaaatgtatttttctcaTAAGGATTAATGTTAATCTCTATAACGGATATTTCTCATATGTCttgtaaatttttgaaaattattttggtGAATCACTGTAAGTTCAttatctttcatttgataccaagtTTCGCAGTACATAACAATAAATTCTTGAAAAACAAATTGGGAGTTTTGGGGATCGGATACcttaaatgaagggtcatgcccccttcaaaggaaaGATAATCAAGAACTGCATCATCACAGCTCAGGCTCTACTGCACTGAACAAAAaccattatttgaaaaatactgCAATTTGAAAAGCTGAAAAAGGAGGGTTGAGCATGGGGCCAGCTACCTTGTAAAAGAAATTTAATCTACAGAAACACCTAAGAGAGATAAGGAAGAAAGGATTCTTCATCAAGAAGTATATTAAGAGAGGGTGCTGACAATGAGGTCCTTTATCaccttatatatttctaatatGTGCAGAAATTCTagcaatatacaaataaggAAAAATATTAAAGGCATAATTATTGGAAATATTGGGGGGAAAAATTCTCAACTGGCTGACGACACTTCATTTATTCTCGATGGAAGTGAACAGAGTCTGTTGGAAACTCTAAGGACCTTACAAAGATTTTCGGAAATGTCTGGCTTATGTATCAACTATTCTAAAACTCACACCGTATGGAttggctaaaaaaaaaaattacagtaaTGACATTTTATTACCCAACAGTAATCTCAAATGGGGAACTACTAAATTCACCCTGTTAGGAATTATTCTTGATGTTGAATTGCACAAAATGCCTAAGCTAAATTATGatccaaaatttgtaaatatcaaaTCCATTCTAAATCAATGGGGGAAAAGACATTTAACCCCCATTGGCAAGATTACAGTCATTAAAACATTAGTTCTACCCCTattgaatcatatttttatgtctATCCCCAACCCatctgtgttttattgtaaagaattagaaaaaatgttcttctcattTGTATGGAATGGTTCAACTCGTAGAGTAAAAAAAGATGTCCTTGTTAAGAAATATGAAGATGGGGGTCTAAAGATGATTAATCTAAAATCTTTCATAGCATCAATGAAATTATTCTAGATACGA is part of the Ostrea edulis chromosome 2, xbOstEdul1.1, whole genome shotgun sequence genome and harbors:
- the LOC125678618 gene encoding uncharacterized protein LOC125678618 isoform X2 is translated as MWRWICGIPRALRQHLHNPRLSTTACLDEEKNKKDQTRFCHATRQNNFHGKQKDDHEDDREWWKNKPRWNSFTSSDTLGVLGLGAIVYLSLQISRCHQKVRERKEKPVYARNCLLSQISQIAYCLPSTVRRFGDQGGRLQDSGKIPVERVGPGNKEDPLEKVLNEFENVVQKYVAVAKNIQAQRKAKTGEMTEAVSMWEEASDMGYSRSQFNLGLSYETGHGVTKDARKAAKYYKLAAAENHAQAMYNLALMYQEGEGISQNTDKATSLMEKAADLGLAQAQTYLGVHYTEPDCQNFNKAVSLFSEAAKQEHPEAQYFLGICYEQGWGVEVNECKAAHLYSQAAQSGHDGALYNLAVFHEHGIGGLPEDLISAEELYRKSANLGNEMAGEKVLEIDAKRVVKPWKGNYPSCKMDEFLYDIGIYQFRDSQNDSASVSPGREDRKFILQSEQKTDLKGNTSKISLHSSSSSPSLSEYVRQHFSQLQIGAVPVSDLLPLLSTHESGEVWHPQFGSPKITSPVSPSVLFTLGDEDEELMAVNRLNLAVRQTDIQFQIPEKNHHHFCSMIQRNSTMPDLQSQAVSCV
- the LOC125678618 gene encoding uncharacterized protein LOC125678618 isoform X6 yields the protein MWRWICGIPRALRQHLHNPRLSTTACLDEEKNKKDQTRFCHATRQNNFHGKQKDDHEDDREWWKNKPRWNSFTSSDTLGVLGLGAIVYLSLQISRCHQKVRERKEKPVYARNCLLSQISQIAYCLPSTVRRFGDQGGRLQDSGKIPVERGNKEDPLEKVLNEFENVVQKYVAVAKNIQAQRKAKTGEMTEAVSMWEEASDMGYSRSQFNLGLSYETGHGVTKDARKAAKYYKLAAAENHAQAMYNLALMYQEGEGISQNTDKATSLMEKAADLGLAQAQTYLGVHYTEPDCQNFNKAVSLFSEAAKQEHPEAQYFLGICYEQGWGVEVNECKAAHLYSQAAQSGHDGALYNLAVFHEHGIGGLPEDLISAEELYRKSANLGNEMAGEKVLEIDAKRVVKPWKGNYPSCKMDEFLYDIGIYQFRDSQNDSASVSPGREDRKFILQSEQKTDLKGNTSKISLHSSSSSPSLSEYVRQHFSQLQIGAVPVSDLLPLLSTHESGEVWHPQFGSPKITSPVSPSVLFTLGDEDEELMAVNRLNLAVRQTDIQFQIPEKNHHHFCSMIQRNSTMPDLQSQAVSCV
- the LOC125678618 gene encoding uncharacterized protein LOC125678618 isoform X5, with product MWRWICGIPRALRQHLHNPRLSTTACLDEEKNKKDQTRFCHATRQNNFHGKQKDDHEDDREWWKNKPRWNSFTSSDTLGVLGLGAIVYLSLQISRCHQKVRERKEKPVYARNCLLSQISQIAYCLPSTVRRFGDQGGRLQDSGKIPVERVGPGNKEDPLEKVLNEFENVVQKYVAVAKNIQAQRKAKTGEMTEAVSMWEEASDMGYSRSQFNLGLSYETGHGVTKDARKAAKYYKLAAAENHAQAMYNLALMYQEGEGISQNTDKATSLMEKAADLGLAQAQTYLGVHYTEPDCQNFNKAVSLFSEAAKQEHPEAQYFLGICYEQGWGVEVNECKAAHLYSQAAQSGHDGALYNLAVFHEHGIGGLPEDLISAEELYRKSANLGNEMAGEKVLEIDAKRVVKPWKGNYPSCKMDEFLYDIDQFRDSQNDSASVSPGREDRKFILQSEQKTDLKGNTSKISLHSSSSSPSLSEYVRQHFSQLQIGAVPVSDLLPLLSTHESGEVWHPQFGSPKITSPVSPSVLFTLGDEDEELMAVNRLNLAVRQTDIQFQIPEKNHHHFCSMIQRNSTMPDLQSQAVSCV
- the LOC125678618 gene encoding uncharacterized protein LOC125678618 isoform X8; this translates as MWRWICGIPRALRQHLHNPRLSTTACLDEEKNKKDQTRFCHATRQNNFHGKQKDDHEDDREWWKNKPRWNSFTSSDTLGVLGLGAIVYLSLQISRCHQKVRERKEKPVYARNCLLSQISQIAYCLPSTVRRFGDQGGRLQDSGKIPVERGNKEDPLEKVLNEFENVVQKYVAVAKNIQAQRKAKTGEMTEAVSMWEEASDMGYSRSQFNLGLSYETGHGVTKDARKAAKYYKLAAAENHAQAMYNLALMYQEGEGISQNTDKATSLMEKAADLGLAQAQTYLGVHYTEPDCQNFNKAVSLFSEAAKQEHPEAQYFLGICYEQGWGVEVNECKAAHLYSQAAQSGHDGALYNLAVFHEHGIGGLPEDLISAEELYRKSANLGNEMAGEKVLEIDAKRVVKPWKGNYPSCKMDEFLYDIDQFRDSQNDSASVSPGREDRKFILQSEQKTDLKGNTSKISLHSSSSSPSLSEYVRQHFSQLQIGAVPVSDLLPLLSTHESGEVWHPQFGSPKITSPVSPSVLFTLGDEDEELMAVNRLNLAVRQTDIQFQIPEKNHHHFCSMIQRNSTMPDLQSQAVSCV
- the LOC125678618 gene encoding uncharacterized protein LOC125678618 isoform X3; amino-acid sequence: MWRWICGIPRALRQHLHNPRLSTTACLDEEKNKKDQTRFCHATSRQNNFHGKQKDDHEDDREWWKNKPRWNSFTSSDTLGVLGLGAIVYLSLQISRCHQKVRERKEKPVYARNCLLSQISQIAYCLPSTVRRFGDQGGRLQDSGKIPVERVGPGNKEDPLEKVLNEFENVVQKYVAVAKNIQAQRKAKTGEMTEAVSMWEEASDMGYSRSQFNLGLSYETGHGVTKDARKAAKYYKLAAAENHAQAMYNLALMYQEGEGISQNTDKATSLMEKAADLGLAQAQTYLGVHYTEPDCQNFNKAVSLFSEAAKQEHPEAQYFLGICYEQGWGVEVNECKAAHLYSQAAQSGHDGALYNLAVFHEHGIGGLPEDLISAEELYRKSANLGNEMAGEKVLEIDAKRVVKPWKGNYPSCKMDEFLYDIDQFRDSQNDSASVSPGREDRKFILQSEQKTDLKGNTSKISLHSSSSSPSLSEYVRQHFSQLQIGAVPVSDLLPLLSTHESGEVWHPQFGSPKITSPVSPSVLFTLGDEDEELMAVNRLNLAVRQTDIQFQIPEKNHHHFCSMIQRNSTMPDLQSQAVSCV
- the LOC125678618 gene encoding uncharacterized protein LOC125678618 isoform X1 — protein: MWRWICGIPRALRQHLHNPRLSTTACLDEEKNKKDQTRFCHATSRQNNFHGKQKDDHEDDREWWKNKPRWNSFTSSDTLGVLGLGAIVYLSLQISRCHQKVRERKEKPVYARNCLLSQISQIAYCLPSTVRRFGDQGGRLQDSGKIPVERVGPGNKEDPLEKVLNEFENVVQKYVAVAKNIQAQRKAKTGEMTEAVSMWEEASDMGYSRSQFNLGLSYETGHGVTKDARKAAKYYKLAAAENHAQAMYNLALMYQEGEGISQNTDKATSLMEKAADLGLAQAQTYLGVHYTEPDCQNFNKAVSLFSEAAKQEHPEAQYFLGICYEQGWGVEVNECKAAHLYSQAAQSGHDGALYNLAVFHEHGIGGLPEDLISAEELYRKSANLGNEMAGEKVLEIDAKRVVKPWKGNYPSCKMDEFLYDIGIYQFRDSQNDSASVSPGREDRKFILQSEQKTDLKGNTSKISLHSSSSSPSLSEYVRQHFSQLQIGAVPVSDLLPLLSTHESGEVWHPQFGSPKITSPVSPSVLFTLGDEDEELMAVNRLNLAVRQTDIQFQIPEKNHHHFCSMIQRNSTMPDLQSQAVSCV
- the LOC125678618 gene encoding uncharacterized protein LOC125678618 isoform X4, with amino-acid sequence MWRWICGIPRALRQHLHNPRLSTTACLDEEKNKKDQTRFCHATSRQNNFHGKQKDDHEDDREWWKNKPRWNSFTSSDTLGVLGLGAIVYLSLQISRCHQKVRERKEKPVYARNCLLSQISQIAYCLPSTVRRFGDQGGRLQDSGKIPVERGNKEDPLEKVLNEFENVVQKYVAVAKNIQAQRKAKTGEMTEAVSMWEEASDMGYSRSQFNLGLSYETGHGVTKDARKAAKYYKLAAAENHAQAMYNLALMYQEGEGISQNTDKATSLMEKAADLGLAQAQTYLGVHYTEPDCQNFNKAVSLFSEAAKQEHPEAQYFLGICYEQGWGVEVNECKAAHLYSQAAQSGHDGALYNLAVFHEHGIGGLPEDLISAEELYRKSANLGNEMAGEKVLEIDAKRVVKPWKGNYPSCKMDEFLYDIGIYQFRDSQNDSASVSPGREDRKFILQSEQKTDLKGNTSKISLHSSSSSPSLSEYVRQHFSQLQIGAVPVSDLLPLLSTHESGEVWHPQFGSPKITSPVSPSVLFTLGDEDEELMAVNRLNLAVRQTDIQFQIPEKNHHHFCSMIQRNSTMPDLQSQAVSCV
- the LOC125678618 gene encoding uncharacterized protein LOC125678618 isoform X7, translating into MWRWICGIPRALRQHLHNPRLSTTACLDEEKNKKDQTRFCHATSRQNNFHGKQKDDHEDDREWWKNKPRWNSFTSSDTLGVLGLGAIVYLSLQISRCHQKVRERKEKPVYARNCLLSQISQIAYCLPSTVRRFGDQGGRLQDSGKIPVERGNKEDPLEKVLNEFENVVQKYVAVAKNIQAQRKAKTGEMTEAVSMWEEASDMGYSRSQFNLGLSYETGHGVTKDARKAAKYYKLAAAENHAQAMYNLALMYQEGEGISQNTDKATSLMEKAADLGLAQAQTYLGVHYTEPDCQNFNKAVSLFSEAAKQEHPEAQYFLGICYEQGWGVEVNECKAAHLYSQAAQSGHDGALYNLAVFHEHGIGGLPEDLISAEELYRKSANLGNEMAGEKVLEIDAKRVVKPWKGNYPSCKMDEFLYDIDQFRDSQNDSASVSPGREDRKFILQSEQKTDLKGNTSKISLHSSSSSPSLSEYVRQHFSQLQIGAVPVSDLLPLLSTHESGEVWHPQFGSPKITSPVSPSVLFTLGDEDEELMAVNRLNLAVRQTDIQFQIPEKNHHHFCSMIQRNSTMPDLQSQAVSCV